A genomic window from Silene latifolia isolate original U9 population chromosome 11, ASM4854445v1, whole genome shotgun sequence includes:
- the LOC141611030 gene encoding uncharacterized protein LOC141611030, giving the protein MSSYIRAQTRTGPPERVTEEPIPYKNSLCTVTSVFLASIAGYWRNVSVLWSKNLMNISFTITVEGYEGGSETTQTTCKVELKPWHFWGRKGYKSFEIEEGQHQLEVHWDLRSAKFSGTSPEPCSDYYLALVSDEEVVLLLGDYKKKAYKKTKKRPALVDAVQALKKEIVYAKKSFATRARFAEGRTEHDIVVESSTTGTKDPEMWISIDGIVLVHVKNLQWKFRGNETVVVNKVPIQVLWDVHSWLFCSPGSGYGLFVFKPGPPESETDQEGSNRSGKSDSSCGSMFYSTQSQNKLVDFCLFLQAWKID; this is encoded by the coding sequence ATGTCATCATATATACGAGCTCAAACACGAACCGGGCCACCAGAACGTGTAACCGAGGAACCGATACCATACAAGAATTCCCTATGCACGGTCACTAGTGTTTTCCTAGCCAGCATTGCAGGCTATTGGAGGAACGTTAGTGTTTTATGGTCTAAGAATTTAATGAACATATCTTTTACCATTACGGTCGAGGGGTATGAAGGTGGCTCTGAAACCACTCAAACAACGTGCAAGGTCGAATTAAAGCCATGGCATTTTTGGGGTAGGAAAGGGTACAAGTCGTTTGAGATAGAAGAAGGGCAGCATCAACTCGAAGTACATTGGGATCTTCGGTCGGCCAAGTTTTCAGGTACTAGTCCAGAGCCGTGTTCGGACTACTACCTAGCACTCGTGTCTGACGAAGAGGTGGTACTTTTGTTAGGCGATTATAAAAAGAAGGCGTACAAGAAAACGAAGAAACGACCTGCATTGGTCGACGCTGTACAAGCGTTGAAAAAAGAAATCGTGTATGCGAAAAAGAGTTTTGCGACTAGGGCTCGGTTTGCTGAAGGGAGAACAGAACACGATATTGTTGTCGAGAGCTCGACAACCGGAACAAAGGACCCGGAAATGTGGATTAGTATTGATGGCATTGTTCTCGTCCATGTTAAGAATTTACAGTGGAAATTTCGCGGAAATGAGACAGTTGTGGTTAATAAGGTACCTATACAAGTATTATGGGATGTCCATTCTTGGCTATTTTGCAGTCCTGGATCAGGTTACGGGTTGTTCGTGTTCAAGCCCGGACCACCTGAGTCGGAAACGGATCAAGAAGGGAGTAATCGGAGCGGGAAGAGTGATAGTAGTTGTGGTAGTATGTTCTATTCAACCCAAAGCCAAAATAAATTAGTTGATTTTTGTCTGTTTTTACAAGCATGGAAAATTGATTGA